One Mastacembelus armatus chromosome 10, fMasArm1.2, whole genome shotgun sequence DNA window includes the following coding sequences:
- the trpt1 gene encoding tRNA 2'-phosphotransferase 1 isoform X2, translating into MESGRGGRGGRGRRGRRGHRGGKDRDVSLSKSMSYALRHGANQMDLEMGTDGFLFVEELLAHPQFRSYTLEDVERVVAANDKQRFKLRFHPEDGRLQIRANQGHTVQVMDLELKPVLAGSPDCPAEAVHGSYLRNWSSIQQQGLSRMKRTHIHLASGLPGEDGVISGMRKDCDLAVFVDVPKALADGIEFFWSENGVLLTAGDAEGKLLPKYFSRALRLRPTRSILPLQ; encoded by the exons GACAGAGATGTCAGCCTGTCTAAATCCATGTCTTATGCGCTTCGCCATGGAGCCAACCAGATGGACCTTGAAATGGGCACAG ATGGCTTCCTGTTTGTCGAGGAACTCCTGGCTCACCCACAGTTCCGCTCATACACGTTGGAAGACGTTGAGAGAGTCGTGGCCGCAAATGACAAGCAACGCTTTAAACTCCGTTTCCACCCAGAGGATGGTCGCCTGCAGATTCGAGCCAATCAGGGGCATACAGTGCAG GTAATGGATTTAGAACTGAAACCGGTCCTGGCTGGTTCTCCAGACTGCCCTGCTGAGGCTGTTCATGGTTCCTACCTTCGCAACTGGAGCTCCATCCAGCAGCAGGGCTTGAGCCGCATGAAGAGGACACACATCCACCTGGCATCAGGCCTGCCAGGGGAGGATGGCGTTATCAGTg GCATGAGGAAAGACTGTGATCTGGCTGTATTTGTTGATGTCCCTAAAGCTCTTGCTG ATGGTATTGAGTTCTTCTGGTCAGAAAATGGTGTGTTGTTGACAGCAGGCGATGCAGAGGGGAAACTACTCCCTAAATACTTCAGCCGAGCCTTAAGACTGAGACCCACAA GGAGCATCCTGCCTCTGCAGTAA
- the flrt1b gene encoding leucine-rich repeat transmembrane protein FLRT1, translated as MAAESLAELRDWLFLLLLCLTLLAEVLELAAAAIAMETGEGDEGIVCPSVCRCDEGFVYCNDRGLSIIPPLPLTAAILYLQSNRLSNAGLPPSLERSTSIRVIYLYANQLDEFPIHLPPSLRELHLQDNNIRTLPRSALAKLPLLERLHLDDNSISTVSIQERAFSGTPRLRLLFLSRNHLSSIPAGLPASLEELRLDDNRISTIPTHAFRGLSSLRRLVLDGNLLANTRIADDTFSRLSNLTELSLVRNALQSPPVNLPSAHLVRLHLQDNGMTHIPRGALDGMRHLQRLDLSGNNLTTLPRGLMKDTESLEMLLLRGNPWYCGCNLRWLHAWLHGRGAAVTVRGLTCQGPEPVRGQTLRDLTSLMEQCEGPPSGPSTGVGVNPVEKEGGGEDGVGGGQAVASVPHSSTTTTSLLVPTQGSLFTLRAKRPGLVMPLPPGEGGQVPGEALELSVKPLSSDSVLVSWLCPQPAPSFRLSWLRLGSSAALGSITETLVPGERRQYLLTQLTPRSHYLICLLPLRQESPFGGSSMGSSRVGSTDMDSKDSTPACAQIETGEALVSSAGEGSDKDGQDSELTALPLAGIIGGATALVSLLLIFGIFCWYGQRAGYMSGDSGSYNRGRSGKHYDDYVESGTKKDTSILEIRAPPAGFQMTAMAHQPLQPKLEDVTYIHTIFPSSSSSSQANGTYRSSHGAGSLNGTILSQTSHHQVTYGTNRGYREGGIPDIDYAYT; from the coding sequence ATGGCAGCTGAGAGTCTTGCTGAGCTCCGCGATTGGctctttctgctcctcctgtgcctcACCTTACTGGCTGAGGTGCTGGAACTGGCGGCAGCGGCGATTGCCATGGAGACTGGCGAGGGAGATGAGGGCATTGTTTGTCCCTCAGTGTGCCGCTGTGACGAAGGTTTTGTCTACTGCAACGACCGTGGCCTCAGCATAATTCCTCCGCTACCTTTAACAGCTGCCATTCTCTACTTACAGAGCAACCGGCTGAGTAATGCTGGGCTGCCTCCCTCACTGGAACGTAGCACTTCCATACGAGTGATTTACCTGTATGCCAATCAGTTGGATGAATTTCCTATACACCTCCCGCCTTCGTTACGGGAGCTCCATTTGCAGGATAATAATATACGAACGTTACCGAGATCGGCCCTGGCAAAGTTACCATTATTAGAACGTTTACACCTGGATGATAACTCTATATCTACAGTTAGCATCCAGGAGAGAGCTTTTTCTGGGACTCCACGGCTTCGATTGCTGTTTCTGTCTAGGAACCACTTGTCTAGCATTCCTGCCGGATTGCCAGCATCCCTGGAAGAGTTGCGACTGGATGACAACAGAATCAGCACCATCCCCACACACGCCTTTCGGGGACTCTCCTCCCTTCGGCGCTTGGTCCTGGATGGGAACCTGTTGGCCAACACACGCATTGCAGATGACACTTTCTCCCGTCTCTCCAACCTGACTGAGTTATCACTGGTAAGGAATGCCTTACAGTCACCACCAGTCAACCTGCCTTCGGCTCACCTTGTGCGACTCCATTTGCAAGACAACGGAATGACCCACATACCAAGGGGGGCACTGGATGGGATGCGGCATCTACAGAGGCTGGACCTGTCGGGGAACAATCTGACCACTCTCCCACGAGGACTTATGAAAGACACAGAAAGCCTGGAGATGCTACTGCTGCGAGGAAACCCCTGGTATTGTGGCTGCAACCTTCGCTGGCTCCACGCCTGGCTGCATGGTCGAGGGGCAGCAGTCACAGTTAGAGGCCTGACCTGTCAGGGGCCTGAGCCTGTAAGGGGCCAGACCCTAAGAGACCTAACCTCCCTGATGGAGCAGTGTGAAGGCCCACCTTCTGGACCCAGTACTGGAGTCGGTGTGAACCCAGTagaaaaagaaggaggaggtgaggaTGGTGTTGGAGGGGGGCAAGCAGTGGCTTCAGTCCCTCATAGTAGCACCACCACTACCTCTTTGCTGGTCCCCACGCAAGGTTCTCTCTTCACCCTGCGAGCCAAGAGGCCAGGCCTTGTTATGCCTCTTCCTCCAGGTGAAGGGGGACAGGTACCTGGAGAGGCCCTGGAACTGAGTGTAAAACCTCTCTCTTCGGACAGTGTACTGGTGAGTTGGTTGTGCCCACAGCCAGCACCTTCTTTCCGCCTGTCATGGCTGAGGTTAGGTAGCAGTGCAGCTCTTGGTTCAATAACAGAGACTCTGGTTCCTGGAGAGAGAAGACAGTATCTCCTTACCCAGCTCACCCCACGTTCCCATTACCTCATTTGTTTGCTGCCACTACGACAGGAGTCCCCCTTTGGGGGTTCCAGCATGGGTTCATCTCGAGTTGGCAGCACGGACATGGACAGTAAAGACTCGACCCCAGCCTGTGCTCAGATAGAGACTGGAGAGGCTCTGGTCAGCTCAGCAGGGGAGGGGTCAGATAAAGACGGACAGGACTCAGAGCTAACAGCATTGCCATTGGCTGGTATCATAGGGGGTGCAACAGCATTGGTAAGCCTGCTGTTAATCTTTGGCATATTCTGCTGGTATGGACAGAGAGCAGGTTACATGTCTGGGGACTCAGGCTCATACAACAGGGGCCGGAGTGGAAAACATTATGATGACTATGTAGAGTCAGGCACCAAGAAAGACACTTCCATCTTAGAGATCAGGGCCCCTCCTGCAGGGTTTCAGATGACAGCTATGGCCCATCAGCCCCTGCAGCCTAAGCTGGAGGATGTCACATACATCCACACTAttttcccctcctcttcctcttcctcccaaGCTAATGGGACCTACCGGAGCAGCCACGGAGCTGGCAGCCTCAACGGCACCATCCTCAGCCAAACCAGCCACCATCAAGTCACTTATGGTACCAACCGTGGCTACAGAGAGGGTGGCATCCCTGACATAGATTACGCCTACACGTGA
- the fermt3b gene encoding fermitin family homolog 3b, giving the protein MAAWDLSVTVEDLGPDAPPVTLSVTSELHVGGVILKLVEKTQIKRDWSDHALWWEQKQQWLLRTAWTLEKYGIHADARLLFMPQHKPLRLGLPNGMTLRLRACFSSPVFQTVIGICRMINIRHPEELSLLRPVEEKKKKKDKDLAEEIYDLTEVPLSSVSRPCLYNGMPAHFADTPQMENIYKMLSVTQPLPAPEVIAKQYRPASVVDKAHINGRWLDSSRCLMQQGIQENDRVWLRFKYLTFYDIDPKYDVVRLTLLYEQARWAILLEDIDCTEEEMMLFGALQYHISKVSQSEPQMLSSSAAMDDLESALQSLEVKMEGESSSASEMLENMTAPELNDYLKLFRPKRLTLKGYKQYWFKFQDTSISYFKSKEESIGEPIQQINLKGCEVAPDVNISAQKFLIKLLIPAPEGMNEVYLRCENEHQYAQWMAACRLASKGKSLADSSFQSEIRSISSFLAMQKSSPGSHGNTPANDESIDTHSLVSPRYHKKYKAKQLTPRILDAYQNVAQLSLTDAVMRFLQIWQALPDFGLAYVVVRFKGSRKDEVLGIAPNRLIRIDLGVGDVVKTWRYNNMKQWNVNWDIRQMAIEFEGNVNIAFSCVTADCKIVHEFIGGYIFMLTRSREKSDTLNEELFHKLTGGHEAL; this is encoded by the exons ATGGCGGCGTGGGACCTGTCGGTCACAGTGGAGGACCTGGGGCCTGATGCTCCACCTGTAACCCTCAGTGTGACCTCTGAGCTCCATGTCGGAGGGGTCATCCTTAAGCTGGTGGAAAAGACAC AGATAAAACGTGACTGGTCAGACCATGCACTGTGGTGGGAGCAGAAACAGCAGTGGCTACTGCGGACAGCCTGGACTCTGGAGAAGTATGGCATCCACGCCGATGCCCGGCTGCTCTTCATGCCCCAACACAAGCCCCTGAGGCTGGGTCTGCCCAACGGCATGACCCTGAGGCTCCGAGCCTGCTTCTCCAGCCCAGTCTTCCAGACAGTGATCGGTATCTGCAGAATGATCA ACATTCGGCACCCTGAGGAGCTCTCCCTCCTTCGCCcagtggaggagaaaaagaagaagaaagataaGGACTTGGCTGAGGAGATTTATGACCTGACCGAGGTGCCCCTCTCCTCGG TATCTCGGCCCTGCCTGTACAACGGCATGCCGGCTCACTTTGCCGACACCCCTCAGATGGAGAACATCTACAAGATGCTGTCAGTGACTCAGCCTCTCCCCGCCCCAGAGGTCATAGCCAAGCAGTACCGCCCAGCCAGCGTAGTGGACAAGGCTCACATCAATGGCAG gtGGTTGGACTCATCTCGCTGTTTAATGCAGCAGGGCATCCAGGAAAATGACAGGGTCTGGCTTCGCTTCAAATACCTCACCTTCTATGACATAGATcccaag TATGACGTCGTACGTCTGACCCTGCTGTACGAGCAGGCTCGCTGGGCCATCCTGCTGGAGGACATCGACTGCACCGAGGAGGAGATGATGCTGTTTGGAGCTCTACAG TACCACATCAGTAAAGTGTCTCAGTCGGAGCCCCAGATGCTGAGCTCCAGTGCAGCCATGGACGACCTGGAGTCAGCCCTGCAGTCCCTGGAGGTcaagatggagggagagagcagcTCGGCGTCCGAGATGCTG GAAAATATGACTGCACCAGAACTCAATGATTATCTGAAATTATTCAG GCCAAAGAGGCTGACACTGAAGGGATACAAGCAGTACTGGTTCAAGTTCCAGGATACCTCCATCTCTTATTTCAAGAGCAAAGAGGAGAGTATTGGAGAACCCATCCAACAGATAAACCTCAAAG GATGTGAGGTGGCTCCAGACGTTAACATATCTGCACAGAAGTTCCTCATCAAACTTCTGATTCCAGCACCTGAGGGCATGAATGAGGTCTATCTGCGCTGTGAAAAT GAGCATCAGTATGCGCAGTGGATGGCTGCATGTCGATTGGCCTCTAAAGGCAAAAGTCTAGCAGACAGCAGTTTCCAGAGTGAGATACGGAGCATCAGCTCCTTCCTAGCTATGCAAAAGTCCAGCCCTGGTTCCCATGGCAACACACCTGCTAATGATGAAAGCATCGATACTCACAGCCTGGTATCACCACGTTACCATAAAAAGTACAAAGCCAAACAG CTGACCCCTCGTATCCTGGATGCATACCAGAACGTGGCTCAACTCTCACTGACAGATGCGGTGATGCGCTTCCTGCAGATCTGGCAGGCTCTCCCTGACTTTGGACTCGCATATGTTGTTGTCAG GTTCAAGGGTAGCCGAAAAGATGAGGTACTGGGCATTGCCCCCAACCGCCTAATCCGAATTGACCTGGGGGTAGGTGATGTGGTAAAGACTTGGCGCTACAACAACATGAAGCAGTGGAATGTCAACTGGGACATACGACAG ATGGCCATTGAGTTTGAAGGGAATGTCAACATTGCCTTTAGCTGTGTGACTGCCGACTGCAAAATCGTTCATGAGTTTATTGGAGGCTACATTTTCATGTTGACACGCAGTCGGGAGAAGAGTGATACGCTCAACGAGGAGCTCTTCCACAAGCTGACTGGTGGTCATGAAGCCCTCTaa
- the trpt1 gene encoding tRNA 2'-phosphotransferase 1 isoform X1, with amino-acid sequence MESGRGGRGGRGRRGRRGHRGGKDRDVSLSKSMSYALRHGANQMDLEMGTALTHIDGFLFVEELLAHPQFRSYTLEDVERVVAANDKQRFKLRFHPEDGRLQIRANQGHTVQVMDLELKPVLAGSPDCPAEAVHGSYLRNWSSIQQQGLSRMKRTHIHLASGLPGEDGVISGMRKDCDLAVFVDVPKALADGIEFFWSENGVLLTAGDAEGKLLPKYFSRALRLRPTRSILPLQ; translated from the exons GACAGAGATGTCAGCCTGTCTAAATCCATGTCTTATGCGCTTCGCCATGGAGCCAACCAGATGGACCTTGAAATGGGCACAG CTCTAACCCACATAGATGGCTTCCTGTTTGTCGAGGAACTCCTGGCTCACCCACAGTTCCGCTCATACACGTTGGAAGACGTTGAGAGAGTCGTGGCCGCAAATGACAAGCAACGCTTTAAACTCCGTTTCCACCCAGAGGATGGTCGCCTGCAGATTCGAGCCAATCAGGGGCATACAGTGCAG GTAATGGATTTAGAACTGAAACCGGTCCTGGCTGGTTCTCCAGACTGCCCTGCTGAGGCTGTTCATGGTTCCTACCTTCGCAACTGGAGCTCCATCCAGCAGCAGGGCTTGAGCCGCATGAAGAGGACACACATCCACCTGGCATCAGGCCTGCCAGGGGAGGATGGCGTTATCAGTg GCATGAGGAAAGACTGTGATCTGGCTGTATTTGTTGATGTCCCTAAAGCTCTTGCTG ATGGTATTGAGTTCTTCTGGTCAGAAAATGGTGTGTTGTTGACAGCAGGCGATGCAGAGGGGAAACTACTCCCTAAATACTTCAGCCGAGCCTTAAGACTGAGACCCACAA GGAGCATCCTGCCTCTGCAGTAA